Proteins encoded within one genomic window of Haloplanus vescus:
- a CDS encoding acylphosphatase, producing the protein MSDRTRARVFVSGRVQGVYYRANTRDAARARDVNGWVRNLADGRVEAVFEGSESAVEEMIEWCHTGSPAATVDDVDVRYEEPEGESAFEIRR; encoded by the coding sequence ATGAGCGACCGCACGCGCGCCCGAGTCTTCGTCTCCGGGCGAGTTCAGGGCGTCTACTACCGAGCGAACACGCGCGACGCAGCGCGCGCGAGAGACGTCAACGGATGGGTTCGGAATCTGGCCGACGGCCGTGTCGAAGCCGTCTTCGAGGGGTCCGAATCCGCCGTCGAGGAGATGATTGAGTGGTGTCACACCGGCAGTCCGGCCGCCACCGTCGACGACGTCGACGTGCGCTACGAGGAACCAGAGGGCGAGTCGGCGTTCGAAATCCGCCGATGA
- a CDS encoding pyruvoyl-dependent arginine decarboxylase has translation MPIELVWGTGTATTELGAFDAALSGANVHNYNLVELSSIVPEGATVDRVGELEPGRWTTGDLVATVLASNTSATPGERIAAGLGWELADEGGVFMENEAPTADACEQLLDANLDDAHRVRDWNWTGERETKVVERVVDEDPGAAGVVVAAVFHPVSAGHRDDDR, from the coding sequence ATGCCGATCGAGTTGGTGTGGGGAACGGGGACGGCGACGACGGAACTCGGCGCGTTCGACGCCGCCCTGAGCGGTGCGAACGTGCACAACTACAATCTGGTCGAACTCTCCTCTATCGTCCCCGAAGGAGCGACGGTCGACCGCGTCGGCGAACTCGAACCCGGTCGGTGGACGACCGGTGACCTCGTCGCGACGGTGCTCGCGTCGAACACGTCCGCGACGCCCGGCGAGCGAATCGCCGCCGGTCTCGGCTGGGAGCTGGCCGACGAGGGCGGCGTCTTCATGGAGAACGAGGCGCCCACCGCCGACGCCTGCGAGCAGTTACTCGACGCGAACCTCGACGACGCCCACAGGGTCCGCGACTGGAACTGGACCGGCGAGCGCGAGACGAAAGTGGTCGAACGCGTCGTCGACGAGGACCCCGGTGCGGCTGGCGTCGTCGTCGCCGCCGTCTTCCACCCCGTCTCGGCCGGGCACCGAGACGACGACCGTTAG
- a CDS encoding DUF4242 domain-containing protein, with protein MQDYLILRELDEPISRADLDAAAEKSGEALEALRDEGVDIRWVDSEVLTNDDGDVTGTFCHYQAESEDAVREHADRAGLPATRIDRQGEPLAGED; from the coding sequence ATGCAGGACTACCTCATCCTCCGCGAACTCGACGAACCCATCAGCCGTGCCGACCTTGACGCCGCCGCCGAGAAGTCCGGCGAGGCGCTCGAAGCCCTCCGCGACGAAGGCGTCGACATCCGCTGGGTCGACTCCGAGGTGCTGACCAACGACGACGGCGACGTGACCGGGACCTTCTGTCACTATCAGGCCGAGAGCGAGGACGCGGTGCGCGAACACGCCGACCGCGCCGGACTCCCCGCCACGCGCATCGACCGGCAGGGCGAACCGCTCGCCGGCGAGGACTGA